The genomic region gAGCCCCATATGGTGACCTCTATGGGAAATTGAGCCCAATCTGGTCAACTCTGTGCAAAATTGAGCCCAATCCAGTTACCTCTATGAAAAATTTAGCCCAATCATGGTGACCTCTATGGGAAATTGAGCACAATCTGGTTACCTCTATGCAAAATTAAGCCCAATCATTGTGACCTCTGTGGGAAATTGAGCCCAATCTGGTATCCTCTATGCAAAATTAGGCCCAATCTGGACTCTAAGCAAATTGGAGCCAAATCTGGTGATCTTTAAGCAAAGTGGAGCGCAATCTGTTTAAAAGTTTAGCCTATTCTGGTGACCTGTATGCAAAATTGAGCTTAATCTGGTGATCAGTATACAGGATCACCATGCTGACCAGTATACACAGCATGGTGTAACCTAATGACCATTACATAAAGCAAAGTGCATTCTGGTGACCAGCATCCAAAGCTGAGTAGAATTTAGCAAGCATTATATGAAACTAAACATAGTCTGGTGGTAGGTTTGAAGGCTAAACCCAGCAGGCTATCAAATGTCTTCCTTCGGTTTCCTCATCTCACTTTCCCTTATATCTCTCGGACACTTTCTGCAATTTATTAAACCTAGTGATCTTTCTCTCATACTTGGAGCCATCTGAGAACTTCACCCACATATTAAGATAATTGTAGGACAGTTGCTTTGATTTCTGACAGTTTTGTTGACTACCATTCACATGTTTATGACATTGAGAGGCAGATAGCTCTTGACCAAGGCAACTATAGCATGTCCTTAAGGAAAGGCATAGTAGAGTTTTCTTTTTCATCATGTGGAAACAAAACCGTGGTGAGATCTTTGAGCATAATCACTAACGCAATCATAAAAACAGAGAAATGTTCCAAAATTTTGGTAGGTTTTGGAAATTGCACAGGAGACAAAAATACACCTAGTTGTACAGAAGTAAAGGAAAATACAGAACTGATATTTTTAGGCATCCAGTATTCGCAATACCTTATGTCAACCGTTCCCAGTAACAAGAGGATTTCCTGAAAAAATGTGTTTCCTTACGGAATTTAATATTTTGTTCTCCTGTAAATTGAATTTTTAACAAAAATAACTTGAAGTTCATGGACCTTTATACCAGCAAAGTAAATTATAAATAAGAGTAAAACATCTAAAATACTGATATAAAAGGGCCTCTTGGTTGAAAAGACCTTATTTATTACTCTGAATGACTAGATTGTCAGTTGTCCTTCTGAGGAGCATTCCTGCCAACAATAAATAGTGTCCATAAATGTCCATGTACAATTTCCCATCTTCATACAATCATGAAGCTTTGTAATCATCCATTATCCTCAGAACATCATCCAGAATTGATGGGCCAAGGTCCAGCTCCAGCCCAAAGAGAGATTCAGAAGGAGGATTATCCTGGTTCTGGGAGTCCATGTTGTCCATTTTACTTTGAGATACATCGGTCCCACTTCCTGGGCTGAACATTCCACTTCCAATAATGGAACCTTCAGAGGAACTTGTAGAAGCTGTCAAGAACCTGCTGCTTTCTTCTTTAGAAATGGAGGAGAAAGACATATCTTCTTCTCTACGAAAGCATCCTTCCCCGTAGCTAATAGACATAGAACGTTGGCTTGGGACTTCTTCCAGGTGCAGCCTGGGTGGTTTTGGAGGAGCTCTCTCCTTACTCTGTGTTCCAGTGAAGACAGGGAGAGATACTGCATTTTTTAAGAAGGGACGGAAACTTCCATCATTGTCATTAAACTCTGGGTCCAGACTGTTGTCTGTAGCTTGGAGGGTCAACTTCCGGCCCAAATTTGGAAGCAGGTCATACTTGCCTTGTAAAAAGGACAACTCCCCAAACATGTCTTCTCCATCTAGTCCTATATGAGCGCTGTGTCTGAAGTCACCTAAAGGAGGGCTAATCATTTCCCTCGATAACACATCTCGAAGTTTGGGCTTTTTACCTCTCTTAGGAGTGGACGTTTTCAAGTATATTGGGGTTTTTGCTGGCATTTTGTAAAATGTGAGGTCCAAGCTTCCAATGCAGGGTCAGTCCTGAAGAAAGGAACCACAAACGGGAACCTTCACTTCAACCTGGAGGACATGATCTCCAAAATGATACAATACT from Bufo gargarizans isolate SCDJY-AF-19 chromosome 9, ASM1485885v1, whole genome shotgun sequence harbors:
- the LOC122946447 gene encoding cdc42 effector protein 2-like, with protein sequence MPAKTPIYLKTSTPKRGKKPKLRDVLSREMISPPLGDFRHSAHIGLDGEDMFGELSFLQGKYDLLPNLGRKLTLQATDNSLDPEFNDNDGSFRPFLKNAVSLPVFTGTQSKERAPPKPPRLHLEEVPSQRSMSISYGEGCFRREEDMSFSSISKEESSRFLTASTSSSEGSIIGSGMFSPGSGTDVSQSKMDNMDSQNQDNPPSESLFGLELDLGPSILDDVLRIMDDYKAS